A segment of the Mytilus trossulus isolate FHL-02 chromosome 12, PNRI_Mtr1.1.1.hap1, whole genome shotgun sequence genome:
ACCATAAACCGTAGTTTAGTGCCTACTATCAAAATTACACATCACATATTCAATTCTCAATGTTATGGGTAAGTCTCAACCTCAAATAATTGCTTGTATTCCTTTTATTTGACCTCCGGTGggcagttgtctcattggttatCATATCTCACCTCCCTATATCTCATATCTCGTAAAGCATAAACACGATTGAAGCATTTTTGTCGTTTTGATGACATAGTGCCATATATTGGGTAAGATGTCAGGCTGAAATATAAATTAGTATTTGCTAACTATGAGAGGGTGGCTGCGTTTTAACGATAACTTGAATAAGTACGAAACGAAAATCTTACCTATACTTTGAAACAGAATTCTTATACTCCGTGTCGATATTAATCCTGTCACATAAAATTTATCTGCAAAATATCCACTGACCATTGTCCCTAACAACCGACCAATAAACGGCACAGATGATACAACTCCATTCTATAAATAGATAAACCTCAACATTCATTTGTTCTATTAAATTCACATACttagttttaacatattataaTTATACTCGTATCATGAAATCATAGCGTAACTTATCTttgaaattcatatattttcctGCGTTGAATTGTTAatatcttaaatttatttttattgggaTTTGCTGTCTCCTTGACGTATGCATTACATTTGCATTCGATGagttcatttcaaatatttctagTTTGAAACAAAACTATATGTtcatttgcttatttttttaatttgagattTAACAGTCACCACCGCTAATTGGTTAACTTATATGATGCATCTGTGTCCCTtcgttttaattttaaaagtcgATTCAGAGATAACAAATATgggttaaaagccaaaaccgagggaaacacatcaggTTTTAAAGAAGTAAAGGAACAGTAGTATATGGACGTgcaacataaaaaatacaaatgtagaaacggattttttgataaaaaggaTTAGCAATATTccaaaaaatgaacaacaaattttaaCAGGATATAgtaaaacatattatattatCGAAATAATACACGGCAGGTGAGTTTTATATGGTTACACTTCCCCAGACAAAAAAGGCAGGAAAAAAGGCTCAAAAGCATGTATGAGTTTAGTAATTTGTATAATCATACTCAGAAAGTAGGCGATGgaaacaatagttatcaaaccaTTTGTGAAcactttaacaatttttatatctaCCATGTTCAGAGGATTCATTAGTGTAAGCATGCATTGTAAATGGTATTATCAAGTATAAAGTCATATGTACgcactttttaaaatatctaacatTTTCAGAGGATTCACTTTTGCAAAtttgcattttcaaaatattaagttAGAGATAACTCTGTATCTATAAACTGATAAACAGACCTTTGAGATTTATCTGAACTAACTTTCCCATTcctttttatcatgtttatatgacaatataGAACATCGTTATGGTAAACTCACCATGGTTGTGTCAAATTTCATTATGTCATTCATATATAACGGCAGAAAAGTTCCAAGTGTTGTGAAGATATATCCAAATGATATATGTGCAGACAGTATAGCCCAGAAAGCCGGTGAGGTAATAATTTTCAGCCATGGGGGATCTGGCATCTAAATGAAAGGAGCAAAATGATTATCACAATGCAGTGATGTATTTAAAGATGTGGTTGATTTTCTATTGAACTTAATTTGGTTGTAACGGTTTATAGATCAggttttttaattctatttacATGTGGTGTTTTTACGAAATACaagaaatataatttcagaattgttGATTGTTTAGGTTTTGACAACAAGAGTTTCCTGATTTCAATTAAACAttacttaaatatatatgtaaacattttgtGGTTACAGTGTCGTTAAACTTTGATTTTAGGAAAATACGTAAAACGACCTTCAACTAACTCTCACCTTGACATTTGCACTGTCACGTCGCCCTCTTGTGATGTAGTCCACCTCAGCTTTTGTCATATTTGGATGATCTTCAGGATGATCATAAACAACTTTAACCCAGACTACCATTATCATGAGGTTCAGAGCACCTGTCAATTATATCATTTTACACATAAGTAAGCGTGTATGATTCTGTTTTGTCTATTTAAAATGCACATGCATTAGACAAACCATGTACGGAATAAGtttaataaaagagggacgaaagataccaaagggacaatcaaactcataaatctaaaacaaactgacaacgccatggctaaaaatgaaaaagacgaacagaaaacaatagtacacatgacacaacatagaaaactaaagaattaacaacacgaaccccaccaaaaactaggggtgatctcaggtgctccggaagggtaagcagatcctgctccacatgcggcacccgtcgtgttgcttatgtgataacaaatccggtaaatagtataattcggtaggtcaaattcatgaaagggaaggggattgtagttacgacgtaaggaacatatccgatatcatttgtgaaacggttattccataacggtcaaccaactcgtgatggcgtccgtaaaatttacggagggatgatttcaacttcaccatttggaactcttgatttaatagcttccttgtgagcagtaaccctctatcaagaaaatcatgatagaaaatgcaagcacgggaatatcgtatcaattgagagatatataccccgtatgcaggtgctgctggaatgttgctacttagaaatggaaagttcacaattggaaagctgaaatcatctcttttgtcgtaaagttttgtcttcaaccgaccctcattgtcaatttctagatgtaagtcaataaTAATGTATGTCTCCATTTTTGTTGGGGGAATTTGCCTTATGAATCTCATCAAACCATGTTTTTAATTTGGCACACCAGATGCAGATTTCGTTTTGATTAGCTTCAAAACCCTGATTTGTTTTCCCCTATCGATTTATAAATTTCGAACAGCGAtacactactgttgcctttatgtatcATTgccgctcaaatcaaaaatattgaaaagattgTATGTATATAAGGACTCAGACTTTACCAGTTGCTTTATGTTTCTTTCACAATAATacattttactcctatgttGCGAATTACAAATTTCGTCAAAAATAAGTATACCAAACAAGCGCTAGTTTTGTTCAATATCCTCTTTCCTTCTTCTCAATATATATTATGACCCAGATTTAAGTGAAATGTAGGACTAATTTCCTACAACAGTGAAATTAAAGGGAACATTTTGTATCCTTTATAAATGCAACTGGAGTTGACGTACTTTGATTTTGTGGTATTACgcttatatgttttattattatattattcttatatagttatatattattcatagcttttaaacgtttgatatattttgattaacAAGGTTCGAGCCAAATCCGTTTCAAATTGTACTTGTTCTCTAATCATTAAATTAAGTAAATCATACGAGATAAGAGATTCACCAAATAAATTTGGTCTACAATTTGTTAAATCGATGTTATTGGAAATCTGAGAATGTGTGTTGGGTAACCGGTTAGAGGCCTAAATGTgccaaaatcaaactttgtaaatatttatcaaaggtaccaggattataatttagtacgccaaacgcgcgtttcgtcttcataggactcatcagtgacgctcatatcaaaatatttttaaagccaaataagttcaaagttgaagagcattatgTAAACACATAGGGTTTCAATCTTTTTTGGAATCCATGCATGAGATTACAATGTAATAAGTCATTTGTGGTGTAGGATGGCGAATGCTATATAAAATCATCAAATGTCTTTGTTTAGATTCATTGACATGATAAACCACAAATAGTGTCTGCAATAAGATACACTATATTACCCATATGGAGACTAAATTACTGTTGTTGACTCTTGCCCTTTTAGTTTTGTGACGAACAAAACCTTGCATAATTTAACAATCTACTCAccaaatatgtaaaatataaaaggcCAACCATTTTGATATGGTATAGAACACATCAGGCCAGAGAAGATAAATGTCACAACATTCCCCAtgatttgtcctgaaaaaagtataatattCTGAAATGTTCTAGTAAAATGGTAAttctatttttatcatttatatacaaGGTTGTCAAATCAAAGGTTGAATTTCTATGCGAgttatagtttatatattttttgttatcagaatatttattgtaattgtaaaacaaaatcttaagaaaacaaaaaatattatgaaaatcagATAGAAAGCATGCAAGCATTGTAGAGCCTGGAGAAAGGTGTTATTTAGCTACTTCGTGTAATTCAAAGTAAATTGACTGGTAACTAAAGAGGGTTACTAAATACAAACTTGTATGGATGTTGACTGAGAAGCACCATAGAAATTATGAAACAAGTATGACACATCACAATAAGTAAAGCAGACTATTGTGaaatagtttttaatatttgaagaaatcagacaaagcaatattttttttcacgaCTTAAACAATTGTAATTTTAAGCATAACATTTAATGCAATTTGATattcctcattacagaatcatggatcGTTATAGGTCGGTTCAAACAAATTTTTCATTGATTCATTTTTCATCATGgattgaaaattaaattggaAGAATTAAATATAAAGTAACATTAACACGGACAGAACATAAACTTTTGTCTGCATCATAAATGAATATActtgttgaaaaaaattgtcaaaacataTGCAATTTGGATACCCTCACGttataagaatatttatatgaattttgtaataaaaggcAATCCCTTCAATCTTTAATATTAAGATATATACCTGCCATAGCTGTGGCgattatttgtgatttttcaaaAAGCGGTGTCCACTTAGATAAAATCTGCATGATGCAAGGCATTATACCACCCTGAAATAAGGAACGGAATGATCAATGGGAATGGCAAAGAACTACAGCAGGAAACCGTTATAATCAAGCATTATGCTGGCgaaagtaagaaaaaaaaatgcaagaaaATCACGGTTTGTGGAAAAGCTATACCTCCGATTGCAGTTGAAATCATTTGTGATCGTTCAACGACTGGTGCCCATTTAGATAAAATTGCCATCATGCTTGGCTCTAAACCACCCTACAATAAATCTGAATCATCTAAATATcgaatgttttgtaaaaatcattTAGACATCCTATATTCATCGTTCGTGGATACAcggatattttaaaacatagtTTAATAACATTTGCGGGGAACTATGAAAGCAGAGCctggaagttttatttttgtttctattgagaataagaaaaacattattgaataaaaaactaTGCGTGTGTGctatttactttttgttatgttattaaAGTAAAACTAAGGTTTCACCCGAGGAACACCCTATTAAACACACAAAAGATGAATGGTCGTTATCTTATGTTTCTATCTGTTACTTTATATATGACAGCTaggtattttcaaattcaataagttttgttttttgatacaGTCGAGCGTTTTTTCGTGCTTAATGGACCTCACTATTTTTTAATGTACCTTGTAGTTCAAGAATATTGATGTGGTTGTTTAATCAAAGACCGCTTTGTGTGTTATAATCAAAATGGCAAAACGTTGTATACGTGGATAGCAACCAGAAATCCATGCATGCAAATCTCCGTAAAACCCGAAGATTATAAGGAAAGCATCACTTGTTAATATTTGATAGCATGCATTTACGTCAAGTGATATTCTCGGTCTGTTTCTTCCTTATGTGTTTTTGAACTTCGAAAACTACAATTGCTTTATTTATACAGTACTAACATAACGTATAGGTATAGTAAGGTCATACTCACCGATGCCAGACCGACAATGATCCGCAGCACCATGACCATATATGGACTTGTAATAGCTGCATAAGGGATTCCCATGGACGCAACAGCTAAAGTTGTCATCATGATTACCATGATTATTTTCCCGCTGTATTTACCCGCAGCATACCCACCAAGAACACAGAAGAAAGGGAACCCATAGTAATATGATGAAAGAACTTGGCCTTGTGTATCACTGTCCCAGTCAACAAGCCATTCCTGGAAAAGAAACCCATAATTATAGGATGAAAGAACTTAACCTAGTGTGTTACTAAACCAGACAACAAGTCAAACTTGAAAATGGAAACACATAGTAACATGATAAAATCGCTTGACCTTTTGTGTCACTGTCCTAATAGTATGATTGAGCTTTTCGCTGTGTAACTGTACCAGTTTCCTcgaaaaaacgaaaaaaaaccttACGTATATATAATGATAGAACTTAATCCTGGTTGTTCCTGTCACTGTCAATTAATCattccagaaaaaaagaaacctATTGTTAAATGATAATGTTACTTGACTTAGCACAAATGCCCAATTCAAATACTATTAGTAAAATTTCTgaggaaaaaacacaaaaacaatagTAAAATGATGGAAGAACCATGTGTGTCCCTGTTCCAGTCAACAAGTCATTCATGGAAAAACAAACATAGCTTTGATAAAAGTTAGTCCTGTGTGGCTGTCCAATTCAACTAGGGGCATTTTATAACCGTCTATGAGGTATGGGgattctcattgttgaagtcgtGCAATtatctataattgtttacaCTCGTTTgaacttttgtggatagttgtcgcattggcaattataccaaacCTCAAtctgttatatataaataaccataGAGTTGACATAAACACAAacttttcctgaaaaaaatacttttcattctTGCAATTACTGTCTTAAcgaaaaccataaaaaaagtaaacagattgtcttataaatcaaaagtaaattGAATTACCGTTTCATGAAAAACGACAAACCTTGCCTAACCTAGCTTGTCACAGTATCAAAAGGtgcatagattttttttttcaatcttttgcTCGGCATCTTGTTTGATCTAAGTTAAAAATTGATACAGTAATAtgtattctttctttttttctcttatatcCTACCTGTTTTTGAATAAGGCTattaaaattctatattttgGTCAGCCACTCACCTCGTTATGATTCGAAATTAACAAGCtctgtgattggttaaaagataAAGTGTCGTTGTTATTCTTTGGCTTCACCATGCACACGATTGCCATACTCATTCCCATCCTCAAGGTCAAGGACAAAGTAATCACTGTTAGAGCCAAAAAAGTAATTCCCCAACGTTTTGATGTATACATTTCTATAAGGGACGGTCTTTGTAAAGAACTAACTTCAGGCATGGAATCAGACGATATCGATGTAGATTTTGTATAATTAGAAAAAGAAACCCTGtgtttttcatactttttaacTCCATTTTGTTCTTCGTTGTTATTAAATGTTCCATTATACTGAACACATCCATTCTGCGTAGTCttacctttaacatgtttaataaaaaagaagaaaaaaatcaattgaagaaaatttgaatcattattttttattacattttcacCAATAAGACATAATTAGTcggataaaaaataaaaccagcacgtgttttttattgtttgcaCTAAAACAAACGAAACCAATAGCGAAATATAAAAGCATCTACTATTTAGAAAgacaatagaaaaacaaataagtaagtaagtaagacatgtaagtaaattatttattttagtgacATGTTTAGCTCTGATTCCTTtaacggatttggctatactttttcatcttttatattagctttggatttcaaatattttggccacgagcataactgaagagacatgtattgtcgaaatgagcatctggtgcaggaaaattggtttGTTGGTACCGGTAATGTTATTATGTACAGTTTATgaacatataatatatgataaatcGTAATACACCCAGCCCAATGGACCTATAAGTCAcctcaaataaaataaaataatcattaaacaaatatgtcatatCTGTCATCTAGAAATTTACAATTATGGACAGTTGAGACCAAACATTACGATAAAacagatgatttcagcttcccaaatttttttctacgtagcaaaattcgaaaagagccttcatataagtatatatcaTATGTCTCACTTAATACGATTTTCCAAAGCTCGCATTTCCTATTATCAATTCCTTGCTTACAATAAAGCTAATACACCATGGATTCCAAATGGGGAAGTTGAAGTAATAGTTTCGAAACTGAATATTCCGGACACAAGCTGGTTAAATGTTgtggaatatctgtttcacagaatACGAATGATATGTTCGAGTTGTTTTACCACCCCCTTTCCTAAAATGTAACGTCTCATGAATCTGTTCTTATATAAGCATATgcagcaggatctgcttatccttttTGATCATCTGAGATTAAACCACCATATTTTTGTAAGGTTCATGGTGTTCAGTCTTTACTTTGATATACTGccattttgttctatttcataTTTGCCATGACATGTCAATTTGACTTCCAATTataaagcttaatattcctATGTTATCTTGTATCTATCTTTTAAATAAGTATGTATTAATACTTTTTTGTAAAGACTTTCCTGTACCTGTTATGTTCAGGAGCAGAAACATTTGTCAGCCATCCTTTTTGATGGTCTAAAATTCTCTTAGCCTCTTACAAAAAATACCTTTTGGTATTGATAGTTTTATGTTAGATTCTCTTTGTTTATTCGCAGTGTTACATATGGACCATAGAAGTTGGGCATATGTATGACTAAGCGGGGGTTTTACGTTTATTTATACTGACTTCCTATCACGTAGGTTGTCATTGTCGTGTAAGAAAGAGGTTTGACTAGCCATAAAACATAGTACAACTTACTATTgtttttccttaaaatgaccCCTACCAAGTTAGACATATAGTATTTGTGATCAAATAGTGGTTTTCTCGTATATTGgcgtttgtttttattgcagttCACTTTTTTTCTGATGTTCCTAGTTTTCGCTTAATTTATTCATGACTATTAAACAGCGTtatgctactgttgccttttaaaaaaaaaaatttgaggatcAAATTCCCTTTAGTTTATTTCTCATGTTCGATAAAAagtaaagtaacaaaaatactgaactccgagaaaaattcaaaacggaaagctctaatcaaatgataaaacacatcaaacgaatggaaaaaaGTCTTTCATTCGTTaatttactctttgagtatgtttgttttgttcatacatcgttgacaatgtaatggaatttgatgcgactgtcatacaagtgagaggtttagctaggtataaaaccaggttcaatccaccattttctacattagaaaatgcctgtaccaagtcaggaatatgacagttgttatccattcgtttgatgtgtttgattttgccttttgatttttgattttcctttttgaattttcctcggagttcagtatttttgtgtttttactttttttataaggATATCGTTAATCAATATTCTGATATAAGTATGCTagttattaaattatcatgaaaaatGCCCATTTACCTTTCGTGGTCATCATTTCCTATATGCAATTGATATACACTATAACACATAACGATTTACAAGGCTATATGAGTAGAGAAAATGTCTGATGCAAGATTAAAGACGTGCTTCCACATAATTAGATGGTCATACTAATAAATAGAACGTCCAATACTACGTAACTTAGTACAGGTATTCGTAATATAATCTGAATCATCTCCTGATGAGAGCAAACGATTTCATCAGAGACATAGGTAAAACTGACTGAAACATAGACAAATATTAGTTGAACCTAGTCTGATGTTCAGTCGAGTACACAGATCGGCAATGAGAAAGCAATCTGGAAAATAAATTTGCCATACAAATCCACCTCGGgcccttttttcaaaattttgggtGCGTCTATGACAAAGAGTTGTAAATaacaacaacataaaaacaagcaATATAAATTAAGTGTATGCATTCACATATCAAGACATGGAGGTTTGTTGTTCAATACATGGTTTAAACACTTGACCTTAAGTTAAACATTTGTCTTCTTTTCTACACGAGTTCCAAATTACACTAAaaccacatttttttacatttgaaaaagcctgtaccaagtcaggaatatgacagttgttgtccattagtttgatgtgttttgtcatttgattttgccatgtgattatggactttctgatttgtttttcctctgagatcagtatttttgtgattttactttttacaccaAATACTATTGACATGCAGTTCAAAGGTAAATGTATCTTCTCCCCACAGTCTTTCTGATTGTTATTGCTATGATGTGACACGATTGATGTATAAATCCATACATCCAAGATGTGATGCAAGTGTACTTTATTCTCAAGGTAATGAATGTAGAACATTTCgtgtatatacatattcataATTGCTaccattcttgttttttttaagcataTCGTTTTCTGAGTCATTCACTTCATTGTTTAAACATCTTAATTTCTATATGACCTTTGAAGGTCGATTTGTGTTTTCTTACGACTCCAAATACTTTTATTGGGACTTTTTTGTATATGCCATTCCAAATTTCGCGCCCATCATCCTTATGAATCAAGTATTGCAGGACCCGCATAGTATATTTATTGCTCTCATCCTCAACATGCATAAAATACTTGGCACTTGACGTAAAACAAACACTAGATCAGTACATTATCTTTCTATATTAGGGAAatgattgataaaattgagaatggaaatggggaatgtgtcaaagagacaacaacccgaccaaataaaaaacaacaacagcagaaggtcaccaacaggtcttcaatgtagcgagaaattcccgcacccggaggcgtccttcagctgccccctaaacaaatatatactagttcagtgataatgaacgccatactaatttccaaattgtacacaagaaactaaaattaaaataatacaagactaacaaaggccagaggctcctcaCTTGGgaaaggcgcaaaaatgcggcggggttaaacatgttcgtgagatctcaaccctcccctatacctctaaccaatgtagaaaagtaaacgtttCCAATACGCATATTAAagttcagttcaagagaagtccgagtctgatgtcagaagatgtaaccaaagaaaataaacaaaatgacaataatacataaataacaacagactacaagcagttaactgacatgccagcttaTATTTAATTCTGCTTCATTTAATTATGTACGTCTTAAGaacatagccgtatttgacacaacctttttcaacttttgatcctcagtgctgtacaactttgtactttttttcactttcgatcttttatatctgggcgtcactggtgagtcttgtgtggaagaggcgcgtttttggcgtattgaattttaaacctgatgctttttgttatctattaatcatgtgtttctttgtctaatatgttctcctatttatttgtattgtagtcctgtaatattatgttgtcatttcaatgttatatttaacataacCATTATAAAAGTGCGAGCTTTGGCATGCCAcgaaaccaggtttaacccaccattttttcctttaaaaatgtcctgtaccaagtcaggaagctggccatttttatattattgttcgtttctgtgttacatttaaacgttgcgtcgtttgatttctcttatttttgagtgttaATTCACATTGTGATAAGATGTGTCATGGtgcttgtttatcccaaatttatgtatttggttttgatgttatgtttgttattctcgtgggattttgtctgatgcttggtccgtttctatGAGTGTTACATTTCAgagttgtgtcgttgttctcctcttatatttaatgcgtttccctcggtttaagtttgttaccccgat
Coding sequences within it:
- the LOC134693516 gene encoding sialin-like; the encoded protein is MMTTKGKTTQNGCVQYNGTFNNNEEQNGVKKYEKHRVSFSNYTKSTSISSDSMPEVSSLQRPSLIEMYTSKRWGITFLALTVITLSLTLRMGMSMAIVCMVKPKNNNDTLSFNQSQSLLISNHNEEWLVDWDSDTQGQVLSSYYYGFPFFCVLGGYAAGKYSGKIIMVIMMTTLAVASMGIPYAAITSPYMVMVLRIIVGLASGGIMPCIMQILSKWTPLFEKSQIIATAMAGQIMGNVVTFIFSGLMCSIPYQNGWPFIFYIFGALNLMIMVVWVKVVYDHPEDHPNMTKAEVDYITRGRRDSANVKMPDPPWLKIITSPAFWAILSAHISFGYIFTTLGTFLPLYMNDIMKFDTTMNGVVSSVPFIGRLLGTMVSGYFADKFYVTGLISTRSIRILFQSIGMFLSAPFLIGLSFLDHTQRELAVVLLILYWFVQGASSSGFRANHLDIAPRYAGVLNGMTITCASLASLVSPLLTTAIVKNGTQEEWQIVFIICAGVGIVGTVLFDCFAQGEEQSWAQDQEIKIKTPHSSRNASQASLNNEEYKMEDEIMQMSLQENAKNTDKARCASLEFEEKLKDEPKVGIDNRTFTPEDNETKTNISSHANDQESNFAVINNDPTMKDEIPLDTHGIISKENKFDEIEIQIDDNSADEVINQNTFHHESSIHMSDSNGALVNRKRLKLYIPNRKDESTRL